The Pseudomonas bijieensis DNA window GTGCAGCTTGCTCATCAACTCCGCCTCGGCCTGGGTCAGGCCGCAGGCTTGGGTCAGTTCATCGACGCTGGCGCCCATGCCCACCAGGCGGGCGGCCTGGGCGAAGGACAGGCTGGAGGGGTCGCGCTGTTCCAGCTGGGCAAGTTTATCCGGCAACGGCGCGACCACGGCACGCAGCTCATGGAGCGCTTCGCCCATGCGCACGGTGCCGTTCTGGTAATCATCGACGCGCTTGGCCAGGTCCTTGATGCGCTGGTCGCGCAGCGCATCGCCCTGGGCCTGTTGAGCGGCGATCTGCCGCTGGCCGCGTATGTACGCCAGGAACATCGCCAGCGTGCCTGCCCAGAAAAGGAACAGGACAATGACTGCTACCTCAAGAATCAATCAGATACTCTCCAGTTCCGACCACTCTTCTTCGCTCATCATCTTGTCCAGCTCAACCAGGATCAGCAACTCGTTGTTCTTGTTGCACACGCCCTGGATGAACTTGGCCGACTCTTCGTTACCCACGTTCGGCGCAGTCTCTATTTCCGACTGGCGCAGGTAAACCACTTCGGCGACGCTGTCGACCATGATGCCAACCACTTGCTTGTCGGCTTCGATGATGACGATCCGGGTGTTGTCGCTGATCTCGGCATTCATCAGGCCGAAGCGCTGGCGAGTATCGATCACCGTGACCACATTGCCACGCAGGTTGATGATCCCCAGCACGTAGCTCGGTGCACCCGGTACCGGGGCGATCTCGGTATAGCGCAGCACTTCCTGAACGCGCATCACGTTGATGCCGTAGGTTTCGTTATCGAGCTTGAAGGTCACCCATTGCAGAATCGGATCTTCAGAACCCTTTTGAGACGACGCCTTATCATTCATACCCTGACCCCTCGAAAAACCGCCTGTGGCGGCGTGTATTCTGTCCGGCGACGCTGCGCGCCACCGGTTGTCTTATTTCGGTTTCCGGACCGGCTTGCTGCCGCCCAGGTGTTTTGCCCCGCCGCTGGCGATCAGTTCCGCCAGTTCGGAAACGTCCAGCAAGGCGCACATGTGTTCGATCACCGTACCGGCCAGCCATGGCCGTTGCCCTCGATGGCTGCGCCACTTGATCTCGTTCGGGTCCAGGC harbors:
- a CDS encoding DUF2802 domain-containing protein yields the protein MILEVAVIVLFLFWAGTLAMFLAYIRGQRQIAAQQAQGDALRDQRIKDLAKRVDDYQNGTVRMGEALHELRAVVAPLPDKLAQLEQRDPSSLSFAQAARLVGMGASVDELTQACGLTQAEAELMSKLHRGG
- a CDS encoding chemotaxis protein CheW, translated to MNDKASSQKGSEDPILQWVTFKLDNETYGINVMRVQEVLRYTEIAPVPGAPSYVLGIINLRGNVVTVIDTRQRFGLMNAEISDNTRIVIIEADKQVVGIMVDSVAEVVYLRQSEIETAPNVGNEESAKFIQGVCNKNNELLILVELDKMMSEEEWSELESI